One part of the Suncus etruscus isolate mSunEtr1 chromosome 2, mSunEtr1.pri.cur, whole genome shotgun sequence genome encodes these proteins:
- the LOC126001455 gene encoding probable inactive ribonuclease-like protein 13 → MRPTMAWFLFFQLVLGPTLLMGIKTKETIKNFRTLNIDYPRVKFPKSFLGYCNGLMTHVRGASQSPACPKIHYVIHAPWEVLRAFCKHSENFCENYNEYCTLTTDTVPLTICTLSINQPPTSCRYNTTITNQKLYLLCSQKKDAEPVGVIGIY, encoded by the coding sequence ATGCGACCCACCATGGCCTGGTTCCTGTTCTTCCagctggttttggggccaactcTTCTCATGGGCATCAAGACAAAGGAGACCATCAAGAACTTCCGTACCTTAAACATAGACTATCCCAGAGTTAAATTCCCCAAGAGTTTCCTTGGTTACTGTAATGGTCTGATGACCCATGTAAGGGGTGCAAGCCAGTCCCCAGCTTGCCCAAAAATCCATTATGTGATTCATGCCCCCTGGGAAGTGTTGCGGGCCTTCTGCAAGCACAGTGAAAACTTCTGTGAGAATTACAACGAGTATTGTACACTCACTACAGACACTGTGCCCCTCACAATCTGCACCCTGAGCATCAATCAGCCACCCACTAGCTGCCGCTACAATACTACCATAACCAACCAAAAGCTTTACCTGCTCTGTTCACAAAAGAAAGATGCAGAACCAGTGGGTGTCATTGGTATCTACTAG